One Capsicum annuum cultivar UCD-10X-F1 chromosome 2, UCD10Xv1.1, whole genome shotgun sequence genomic window carries:
- the LOC107859756 gene encoding plant intracellular Ras-group-related LRR protein 4 translates to MGSSGMSIDEIVSEIMRIHGSLPTRPSIEEVEASRDLIGNLEKEDQLKLDAISRQNKRKGVPEELFNILQEMQKNAALFQSKEQKREALKLLDLENVHSVFDDLIQRATKCLPSNSQANATPSASSNGLSLANSDSFTGSSSLNSPATTTTTAISSSFYNAKEPVKASEMCSRDDSYLNRAKTTFLVDGIGVGLRAGDASSGPKIVDSTLKAATMSGQDGEKLSLIKLASMIEVSSKKGSRELILRSKLSDQVEWIPDSIGKLSSLVTLDLSENRITVLPTTIGGLSSLQKLDLHSNKIVQLPDSIGDLLNLVYLDLSGNNLKLLPASFARLVHLQELDLSTNALSVLPETIGSLVSLKKLIVESNNLEELPHTIGQCTSLKELHADYNRLKALPEAVGRIESLEILTARYNNIKQLPTTMSSLTSLKELNVSFNEIEAVPESLCFATKLVKLNISNNFADLRSLPRSIGNLELLEELDMSNNQIRVLPDSFRMLSSLRVLRTDGNPLEVPPGNIIEKGAQAVVQYMADLVANRDVKTQPAKKKKKSWTQICCFSRSNKRQRNGGMDYVNA, encoded by the exons ATGGGTTCGTCGGGAATGTCGATTGATGAGATTGTTTCAGAAATTATGAGAATTCATGGATCTTTACCGACAAGGCCATCGATAGAGGAGGTTGAAGCATCAAGAGATTTAATTGGGAATTTGGAGAAAGAGGATCAGTTGAAACTTGATGCTATATCGAGGCAAAATAAACGGAAAGGTGTTCCTGAAGAACTGTTTAATATTTTGCAAGAGATGCAGAAGAACGCGGCTCTTTTTCAGAGTAAAGAGCAAAAGAGGGAAGCTTTGAAGCTTTTAGATCTTGAGAATGTTCACAGTGTGTTCGACGATTTGATTCAGAGAGCTACGAAATGTTTGCCTTCTAATTCTCAGGCGAATGCAACCCCATCTGCTTCTTCCAATGGTTTATCTTTGGCAAATTCAGATTCTTTCACCGGTAGCAGCAGTTTAAATTCTCCagcaactacaacaacaacagcGATTTCGTCGAGCTTTTATAACGCGAAAGAGCCAGTTAAAGCTTCTGAAATGTGTAGTAGAGATGACAGTTACTTGAACAGGGCAAAAACCACGTTTCTTGTGGATGGAATTGGTGTTGGTCTTCGAGCGGGGGATGCTTCATCAGGGCCTAAGATTGTTGATTCCACCTTAAAGGCAGCAACTATGAGTG GTCAAGATGGTGAGAAATTGAGTTTGATTAAGCTTGCTAGTATGATTGAAGTGTCATCGAAAAAAGGAAGTCGAGAACTTATCCTTCGGAGTAAGTTGTCCGACCAAGTAGAATGGATTCCAGATTCTATAGGGAAGCTGTCAAGTTTGGTCACTTTGGATCTGTCTGAGAATCGAATTACTGTCCTACCCACCACCATAGGGGGGCTTTCGTCATTGCAAAAGCTAGATTTGCACTCGAACAAAATTGTTCAACTGCCCGATTCCATTGGAGATCTTCTTAATTTGGTGTATCTTGATCTCAGTGGAAATAACTTGAAGTTGTTGCCTGCGAGTTTTGCTAGGCTAGTTCACCTTCAAGAACTTGATTTGAGCACTAACGCTCTATCAGTACTCCCTGAGACTATTGGCTCGTTAGTAAGTCTTAAGAAATTGATTGTGGAAAGTAATAACCTTGAGGAACTTCCTCACACTATTGGTCAATGCACTTCGCTCAAAGAGCTTCATGCTGATTATAATCGTCTTAAAGCTCTTCCTGAAGCAGTGGGACGAATTGAGTCGTTGGAGATTCTGACTGCACGGTACAATAACATCAAACAATTGCCTACGACTATGTCATCCCTTACAAGTTTGAAAGAGCTCAATGTTAGTTTCAACGAAATTGAAGCAGTGCCCGAGAGCTTGTGCTTTGCTACTAAACTGGTAAAGCTGAACATTAGCAACAATTTTGCAGACCTGAGATCACTACCAAGGTCCATTGGGAACCTTGAGTTGCTTGAAGAATTGGACATGAGTAACAACCAGATACGAGTTCTTCCAGACTCATTTAGGATGCTGTCAAGTTTGCGCGTCCTTAGAACTGATGGAAATCCCTTGGAAGTGCCACCAGGAAACATCATTGAGAAGGGAGCACAG GCTGTTGTTCAATATATGGCTGATCTGGTTGCCAATAGAGATGTGAAGACGCAACCtgcgaagaagaagaagaaatcatgGACTCAGATATGCTGCTTTTCAAGATCCAACAAACGTCAGCGCAATGGTGGTATGGACTATGTTAATGCCTGA